One genomic window of Ruminococcus gauvreauii includes the following:
- the rpsF gene encoding 30S ribosomal protein S6, whose amino-acid sequence MNKYELALVVNAKIEDEAREAVVEKAKGYITRYNGTVTEVEEWGKKRLAYEIQKMREGFYYFIQFEADTECPAELERHVRIMDNVLRYLIVKKEA is encoded by the coding sequence ATGAACAAGTATGAATTAGCATTAGTTGTGAATGCAAAAATTGAAGACGAAGCGCGCGAAGCTGTTGTTGAGAAAGCAAAAGGCTACATCACACGTTACAACGGCACCGTGACAGAAGTTGAAGAATGGGGTAAGAAGAGACTTGCTTACGAAATTCAGAAAATGCGTGAAGGCTTCTATTATTTCATTCAGTTTGAAGCGGATACGGAATGCCCGGCAGAGCTGGAAAGACATGTACGTATCATGGACAACGTGCTCAGATATTTAATTGTAAAAAAAGAAGCGTAA
- a CDS encoding single-stranded DNA-binding protein translates to MNKVILMGRLTRDPEVRYSAGENALAIARYTLAVDRRFKRDGEASADFISCVAFGRTAEFAEKYFRQGIKIAVSGRIQTGSYTNRDGQKVYTTEVVVEDQEFAESKNANAGDTSGYSNAAPSPAPTPSAASADGFMNIPDGIDEELPFN, encoded by the coding sequence ATGAACAAAGTAATTTTAATGGGACGTCTGACCAGAGATCCTGAGGTACGTTATTCCGCAGGAGAAAACGCATTGGCAATTGCAAGATATACATTGGCGGTTGACCGCAGATTTAAGCGTGACGGAGAAGCCAGCGCAGATTTTATCAGCTGTGTGGCATTTGGAAGAACTGCAGAATTTGCAGAAAAGTATTTCCGTCAGGGGATCAAGATTGCAGTCAGCGGCAGAATTCAGACCGGAAGTTATACCAACAGGGATGGACAGAAAGTGTATACAACGGAAGTGGTAGTGGAAGATCAGGAGTTCGCTGAGAGTAAGAACGCAAATGCGGGCGACACCAGTGGATATTCCAATGCAGCACCATCTCCGGCACCGACACCGAGCGCGGCGTCAGCAGACGGATTTATGAATATTCCGGATGGCATCGATGAAGAATTGCCATTTAACTAA
- the rpsR gene encoding 30S ribosomal protein S18 — protein MAYEKSSRPDSPMKRRGGRRRKKVCVFCGKENNEINYKDVNKLKRYISERGKILPRRITGNCAKHQRALTVEIKKARHIAIMPYVQD, from the coding sequence ATGGCTTATGAAAAAAGCAGCAGACCGGATTCTCCGATGAAGAGAAGAGGCGGACGCAGAAGAAAAAAAGTTTGTGTATTCTGCGGTAAAGAAAATAATGAGATCAACTACAAAGATGTGAATAAATTAAAAAGATATATCTCTGAGAGAGGAAAAATCCTCCCGAGAAGAATCACAGGAAACTGTGCAAAACATCAGAGAGCTCTGACAGTAGAGATCAAGAAGGCACGCCATATTGCGATCATGCCTTACGTTCAGGATTAA
- a CDS encoding LysR family transcriptional regulator — protein sequence MKTEHLKNFITVVDLGTISEAARTLHIAQPALSTQIKALETNIGTPLLKRNAKKIELTAAGKILYDKAKTINYLENSIYSEIKDCINGSRGNLRIGLTHSYPDELVTKLFSSFHRVFPDVSFDLFEVHTEEMLRLLRDGIIEIGIMRIPGNVPPSLDAWYIIQEQLTAIYTPNSNWFPPDIEAIPVRMLKDVPLSVTKGFSDRIINLCEENGFSPRFLSICSSRLLARMWGENGAAVTILTDTPGIRYPDLCTNPLMGTGALVSRAVVTKKNTRISTIAKSFLDYCQNWLPPVTNQ from the coding sequence ATGAAGACTGAACATTTAAAAAATTTTATAACTGTCGTTGACCTTGGTACTATATCAGAAGCAGCCAGAACTCTGCATATTGCTCAACCCGCCTTAAGTACACAAATAAAAGCCCTTGAAACCAACATCGGGACTCCTCTTTTGAAACGTAATGCCAAAAAAATTGAATTAACGGCTGCAGGAAAGATTCTTTATGACAAGGCAAAAACAATTAATTATCTGGAGAATTCCATTTACAGTGAAATCAAGGATTGCATCAATGGCAGCCGAGGAAATTTACGAATCGGATTGACTCACTCTTATCCTGATGAATTGGTAACAAAGTTATTTTCCAGTTTTCATCGAGTTTTCCCTGATGTATCATTTGATTTATTCGAGGTACACACCGAGGAAATGCTTCGTCTGCTCCGGGATGGTATTATTGAAATTGGTATAATGCGTATTCCTGGCAATGTTCCCCCATCACTTGATGCATGGTATATTATACAGGAACAGCTTACTGCCATTTACACACCGAATTCCAATTGGTTCCCCCCTGATATCGAAGCAATTCCTGTTCGAATGCTTAAGGATGTTCCCCTCAGTGTTACTAAAGGATTCTCAGACCGCATTATAAATTTGTGCGAGGAAAACGGATTTTCACCTCGTTTTCTGAGTATATGTTCATCACGTCTGTTAGCACGGATGTGGGGTGAGAATGGAGCAGCAGTTACCATTCTGACTGATACCCCAGGTATTCGCTACCCGGATCTGTGTACAAACCCACTAATGGGCACCGGAGCATTGGTCTCAAGAGCGGTAGTCACAAAAAAAAATACACGTATCTCAACGATTGCAAAATCTTTCCTGGACTATTGTCAAAATTGGCTTCCGCCAGTTACTAATCAGTAA
- a CDS encoding serine hydrolase domain-containing protein, protein MNNLVLKQFIERIDKAMLNLAGIAVSQHGKCIDEHRWTADSPHRLYSLSKSFTSTAVGMAIDEGYLRLTDKPVDIFAELLPEQVDDKLENVTLRDLLMMASGHDKPYLLIHQRDKVMEPDWVKYFLNQPMDLQPGTKFVYDTGCTYVAGAMVQKVTRKKIVDFLMPRLFDKFEIDRPAWLECPKGRNIAGDGLFLRTKELLKFGQLYLQKGIWLGERLISADWINEATKVQIVPSQTEADSDREAMPDWGCGYGYQFWMCQTGAVRADGKDSQFCIIDEKLDAVIAITADEERSQEILTAVWEEIYPRLKYTY, encoded by the coding sequence ATGAATAATTTAGTATTGAAGCAATTTATTGAAAGAATAGATAAAGCAATGTTAAACCTGGCAGGGATTGCAGTTTCGCAGCATGGAAAATGTATCGATGAACATCGGTGGACTGCTGATTCTCCGCACCGCTTATATTCACTTTCCAAAAGCTTTACATCAACGGCAGTGGGAATGGCTATAGATGAAGGATATTTAAGGCTTACAGACAAACCGGTAGATATCTTTGCGGAATTACTTCCTGAACAGGTGGACGACAAACTAGAAAATGTAACACTTCGTGATTTGTTAATGATGGCATCTGGGCATGATAAACCTTATCTTCTGATTCATCAGAGAGATAAGGTGATGGAACCTGACTGGGTCAAATATTTTTTGAACCAACCCATGGACTTGCAACCCGGAACAAAATTTGTATATGATACAGGGTGCACCTATGTGGCAGGGGCTATGGTACAGAAGGTGACAAGAAAAAAAATAGTAGATTTTTTAATGCCACGGCTATTTGATAAGTTTGAGATAGATCGTCCGGCATGGTTAGAATGTCCTAAAGGAAGGAATATAGCTGGGGATGGATTATTTTTGCGCACGAAAGAGCTCTTGAAATTTGGACAACTTTATCTGCAAAAAGGGATTTGGTTAGGCGAGCGGCTGATATCTGCAGATTGGATCAATGAAGCTACTAAAGTACAGATTGTGCCGAGTCAGACGGAAGCAGACAGTGATAGGGAGGCAATGCCAGATTGGGGATGCGGATATGGCTACCAGTTTTGGATGTGCCAAACGGGAGCGGTCAGAGCCGACGGAAAGGATAGTCAGTTTTGTATTATTGATGAGAAGCTGGATGCCGTTATTGCAATTACAGCAGATGAAGAACGTTCTCAGGAGATTTTGACCGCGGTTTGGGAAGAAATATATCCGCGGTTAAAATATACATACTAA
- a CDS encoding ABC transporter substrate-binding protein has translation MKNEVESKMKKVIALLLVIVMSVTVLAGCAAQQKETAEKSGESTATESGESTAAKSGTPTTNILEDGRTQVTGVSKANVQSLYPFGGPADDSNPWKWQAYEFLFIYNPTSGELESQIAKDYTVSEDGLEYEIEIYDYVYDSAGNHITAEDVVFCMQTAFETGNFTNLGMNNMESIEATGDYTVKMKFSSFIIGAFEFIMEYVPIVSQKAYEESGDEMATAPISTSPYKVTNFVSGSSVTMEKRDDYWQTDESLLCTYSQSNVDVINLQCIAEISQRKVALQSGTVDAAPLDTESAVALKGEGYREFVVNWPHIQYFQLSKDANSPFSDENFRKAVLCAIDRDGLIEAVYGEYAEKAVLGIKIAEDFDEAWLDETYPYEYDVEKAKEYLGASDYGEGTKIRIVFQSDDVRKKIAEILQAYLSQIGIIAEVVSEEPGIYADTQRTPANYDLTITQKYGLYSSKIYNSLFDVRNYSSGTTLMGLKDDNLQALIETACAAETNSVETANDVRNYVTEHALVGPLCWLAESYVVPADSVITELVYWDCGLPVYGACTYDWGK, from the coding sequence ATGAAAAATGAGGTGGAAAGCAAGATGAAAAAGGTGATAGCATTATTATTGGTGATAGTCATGTCAGTAACAGTACTAGCTGGGTGTGCAGCCCAACAAAAAGAAACAGCAGAGAAGAGTGGAGAAAGTACCGCAACCGAAAGCGGGGAGAGTACTGCGGCAAAAAGTGGAACACCAACAACGAATATATTAGAAGATGGAAGAACACAGGTTACAGGCGTGTCAAAGGCAAATGTTCAATCATTATATCCATTTGGGGGACCTGCGGATGATAGTAACCCATGGAAATGGCAAGCTTACGAATTTCTGTTTATCTATAATCCGACATCAGGAGAATTGGAGTCACAGATTGCAAAGGACTATACAGTATCTGAAGATGGTTTAGAATATGAAATCGAAATTTATGATTATGTATATGATTCGGCAGGTAACCATATTACAGCGGAAGATGTAGTGTTCTGTATGCAGACAGCATTTGAAACAGGAAACTTTACGAACCTTGGTATGAATAACATGGAAAGCATTGAAGCAACCGGGGATTATACGGTTAAGATGAAATTCTCGAGTTTTATTATTGGTGCTTTCGAATTTATTATGGAGTATGTTCCGATTGTCTCACAGAAAGCATACGAAGAATCAGGTGACGAGATGGCAACTGCTCCGATATCAACATCTCCGTACAAAGTTACAAATTTTGTATCAGGATCTTCCGTAACCATGGAAAAGCGAGATGATTACTGGCAGACAGACGAATCTCTTCTTTGTACATATTCACAGTCAAATGTGGATGTCATAAACCTTCAGTGTATTGCAGAAATTTCTCAGAGAAAAGTAGCATTGCAGTCAGGAACTGTAGATGCCGCTCCGCTTGATACAGAGTCAGCAGTGGCTTTAAAAGGTGAAGGATATAGAGAATTTGTTGTAAATTGGCCGCATATTCAGTATTTCCAGTTGTCAAAAGATGCGAACAGTCCATTTTCCGATGAAAATTTCCGTAAAGCTGTCTTGTGTGCGATTGACAGAGACGGATTAATCGAAGCAGTATATGGAGAATACGCTGAAAAAGCAGTTCTTGGAATTAAAATTGCAGAAGATTTTGATGAAGCATGGCTGGATGAAACATATCCTTATGAGTATGATGTAGAAAAAGCAAAAGAGTATCTGGGGGCATCTGATTATGGGGAAGGAACAAAAATCAGAATTGTATTCCAGTCTGATGATGTAAGAAAGAAAATTGCTGAAATTCTTCAGGCGTATTTATCGCAAATTGGCATTATAGCAGAAGTTGTATCAGAAGAACCTGGAATCTATGCAGACACACAGAGAACTCCGGCAAATTATGATCTGACGATTACTCAGAAATATGGTTTGTATTCATCTAAAATTTACAATTCATTATTTGATGTACGCAATTATTCTTCGGGAACGACACTTATGGGGTTGAAAGACGACAATTTACAGGCATTAATTGAAACGGCATGTGCAGCAGAAACCAATTCTGTTGAAACAGCTAATGATGTACGTAATTATGTAACGGAACATGCTTTAGTAGGTCCCCTTTGCTGGTTAGCAGAATCTTATGTTGTACCTGCGGATAGTGTGATCACAGAGCTTGTATATTGGGATTGCGGTTTACCGGTATATGGGGCGTGTACATATGATTGGGGAAAATAA
- a CDS encoding ABC transporter permease, with translation MIRYILKRLVWMVPVVLGVIVIVFTILRFCPGDPAEIIAGAEATQEQVDTIRESWGLDKPFFVQLATYIENVLKGDFGKSYLTNVSVTSELAVRIPRTLGLAFACMVISVVVGVPLGIIAAVKQNSWADRVCMVVALIGVSMPNFWLALLLVLLFSVKLGWLPAMGIGGIQYYIMPAIAGSMQDLARQARQARSSMLEEIRADYVITARAKGLSEKKVILKHALKNALIPVITVAGNGFGSLLGGALILETIFQIPGVGLYVISAVSNRDYPIVQGGTIFLAIAFSFIMLAVDLIYASVDPRIRAQYTSGKRRKKHA, from the coding sequence ATGATACGTTATATTTTAAAACGATTAGTGTGGATGGTTCCTGTTGTCTTAGGGGTAATAGTTATCGTCTTTACAATTTTAAGATTTTGTCCGGGTGATCCGGCAGAAATTATCGCAGGGGCAGAGGCAACGCAGGAACAGGTAGATACCATACGTGAGTCCTGGGGCTTGGACAAACCTTTCTTTGTACAGCTTGCCACTTATATTGAAAATGTATTAAAAGGTGATTTTGGAAAATCGTATCTGACAAATGTGTCAGTAACTTCAGAATTGGCAGTGAGAATTCCGCGAACTTTAGGTCTGGCTTTTGCCTGTATGGTGATTTCTGTCGTTGTAGGCGTTCCGCTTGGAATCATTGCGGCAGTAAAACAAAATAGTTGGGCTGATAGAGTGTGTATGGTAGTGGCATTGATAGGTGTTTCTATGCCAAACTTCTGGCTAGCATTGCTCTTAGTATTGCTTTTTTCTGTAAAATTAGGATGGCTTCCGGCTATGGGAATTGGTGGAATACAGTATTATATCATGCCTGCGATTGCCGGATCAATGCAGGATCTGGCGAGACAAGCGAGGCAGGCACGGTCCAGTATGCTGGAAGAAATTAGAGCAGATTATGTAATCACAGCCAGAGCAAAGGGGCTTTCGGAAAAAAAGGTTATTTTAAAACATGCATTAAAGAATGCGTTGATTCCAGTTATTACAGTGGCAGGCAATGGATTTGGAAGCTTGCTAGGTGGCGCACTGATTCTGGAAACTATTTTCCAGATACCAGGTGTTGGGTTATATGTAATCAGCGCTGTAAGCAATCGTGATTATCCGATTGTACAGGGGGGGACAATTTTTTTAGCAATTGCATTTAGCTTTATCATGCTGGCTGTGGATTTGATCTATGCATCGGTAGATCCGCGTATACGTGCCCAATATACGAGTGGAAAGAGGAGGAAAAAACATGCATAA
- a CDS encoding ABC transporter permease produces the protein MHKKKNNGMFRIVCRRMFRNKLATFGLIIFVIEVILAILAPYISAFPYDEMDLTAMYQSPNAVHWFGTDSMGRDMFSRILYGARFSLIIGIGAMLLCMLIGIVLGALTGYIGKLFDDILMRFLDIIQAIPSMLLMIVVAAAAGNSVPIIIAVIGISGSPAYVRLFRALVLKVRNQEYIEASRSINCNPVRIVVSHIIPNAISPMLVNLTLGVANSILAAASLSFIGLGVQAPNPEWGALLSAGRQNMMEYPYLVIFPGLAIMITVFALNIFGDSLRDALDPKLNN, from the coding sequence ATGCATAAGAAGAAAAATAATGGTATGTTCCGAATCGTATGCAGACGCATGTTTCGAAATAAACTGGCAACATTCGGATTAATCATTTTCGTAATTGAAGTAATCCTTGCGATTCTTGCACCATATATTTCAGCCTTTCCTTATGATGAGATGGATCTTACAGCAATGTATCAGTCTCCAAATGCGGTACATTGGTTTGGAACGGATTCCATGGGACGAGACATGTTTAGCAGAATCCTTTATGGAGCACGATTTTCTTTAATAATCGGTATTGGTGCTATGCTGCTTTGTATGTTGATTGGAATCGTGTTAGGAGCGCTTACGGGCTATATCGGGAAGCTGTTTGACGACATTTTGATGCGTTTCCTTGATATTATCCAGGCGATTCCATCCATGTTGCTGATGATTGTTGTTGCGGCGGCGGCTGGAAATTCAGTACCAATCATTATTGCAGTAATTGGAATATCGGGAAGTCCGGCCTATGTTCGGTTGTTTCGAGCACTGGTGCTGAAGGTGAGAAATCAGGAATATATTGAGGCTTCACGTTCAATCAATTGTAATCCCGTACGAATCGTGGTATCTCATATTATTCCAAATGCCATTTCTCCGATGTTAGTAAATCTGACGCTCGGAGTTGCGAACTCTATCTTAGCTGCAGCAAGTCTTAGTTTTATAGGACTTGGTGTACAAGCACCGAATCCGGAATGGGGAGCACTTCTTTCGGCGGGAAGACAGAATATGATGGAATACCCGTATTTGGTTATTTTTCCGGGCTTGGCGATTATGATTACGGTATTTGCACTAAATATATTTGGTGACAGTCTTCGTGATGCACTGGATCCTAAGTTAAATAATTAA
- a CDS encoding ABC transporter ATP-binding protein: protein MSEKFLSIKDLVVEYTSDGKIVHAVNGVSLELKKGKTLGLVGETGAGKTTIAKSILRILPDRGAKICNGEVYLDKDNLLTLPERDMQKIRGNRISMIFQDPMTALNPSMRIGDQISEVIEKHNKISKEEARKCAVAMLQMVGIPEQRFEEYPHQFSGGMKQRVVIAIALACQPDLLLADEPTTALDVTIQAQVLKMVMELKEKNNTSMILITHDLGVVANTCDEVAIVYAGEIVEYGTKYDIFDHPTHPYTIGLFGAIPDLNSDEEWLHPVDGLPPDPTNLPKGCAFHPRCPYATEACKADKISLYKTPDGHNCRCCNTEQVVKQTKK, encoded by the coding sequence ATGTCGGAAAAATTTTTATCGATTAAAGACCTTGTGGTGGAATATACATCAGATGGTAAAATCGTACATGCAGTTAATGGTGTTTCTCTGGAATTGAAAAAAGGGAAAACATTGGGACTGGTCGGTGAGACTGGTGCTGGAAAAACAACAATTGCAAAATCAATCCTTCGGATTCTGCCGGATCGAGGTGCTAAGATCTGTAATGGAGAGGTTTACTTAGATAAAGATAATCTATTAACATTACCAGAAAGGGATATGCAGAAAATTAGAGGAAATAGAATTTCCATGATTTTTCAAGATCCTATGACGGCATTGAATCCTTCGATGCGTATAGGTGATCAAATCAGTGAGGTTATTGAAAAACATAATAAAATTTCAAAAGAAGAAGCAAGAAAATGTGCAGTTGCAATGCTGCAGATGGTGGGAATTCCGGAACAGCGATTCGAAGAATATCCCCATCAGTTTTCCGGTGGCATGAAACAGAGGGTTGTGATAGCCATTGCCCTTGCCTGTCAGCCTGATTTGTTATTAGCAGATGAACCTACGACCGCTTTGGATGTAACGATTCAGGCGCAGGTATTGAAGATGGTTATGGAATTGAAAGAAAAAAATAATACTTCTATGATCCTGATTACTCATGATCTTGGCGTTGTAGCCAATACATGTGATGAAGTAGCAATTGTCTATGCAGGGGAAATCGTGGAATATGGAACAAAATATGATATTTTCGATCATCCAACGCATCCATACACGATTGGATTGTTTGGAGCGATCCCGGATCTGAACAGCGATGAGGAGTGGCTGCATCCGGTAGATGGGCTACCGCCAGATCCAACAAATTTACCGAAGGGATGTGCATTCCATCCGCGTTGTCCATATGCGACAGAAGCATGTAAGGCTGATAAAATTTCGCTATATAAGACGCCGGATGGACATAACTGCCGTTGCTGTAACACAGAACAAGTTGTGAAACAGACGAAGAAATGA
- a CDS encoding ABC transporter ATP-binding protein: MAENLIEVKNLQKYFSTAHGMLHAVDNINLTIEKGKTLGVVGESGCGKSTLGRTLIHLLESTGGNIYFKGEDVTHLNRKRLKALREEMQIIFQDPYSSIDPRKTIRETVMEPMKISRKMSKKEINDATDALVELVGIDQRLANAYPHELDGGRRQRVGIARALALNPKFIVCDEPVSALDVSIQAQVLNLLKKLQREKEFTYMFVTHDLSVVKHISDDICVMYLGQVVEKSPTKELFEKPIHPYTQALLSAIPEVDVHKTKEIEILKGEITSPIDPKPGCRFAARCKYAAKQCQESQVLEAISEGHFVSCCRARELSFK, from the coding sequence ATGGCAGAAAATTTAATTGAAGTAAAAAATTTGCAAAAATACTTTTCGACCGCACATGGAATGTTACATGCGGTAGATAATATCAATTTGACGATTGAAAAGGGGAAAACATTAGGGGTTGTTGGTGAGTCTGGATGTGGAAAATCAACATTGGGAAGAACACTGATTCATCTTCTGGAGAGTACCGGCGGTAATATATATTTTAAAGGTGAAGACGTTACTCATTTAAACAGAAAAAGATTAAAAGCATTAAGAGAGGAGATGCAAATTATTTTTCAGGATCCGTATTCTTCAATTGATCCGAGAAAGACAATCCGTGAAACTGTTATGGAGCCGATGAAAATATCGAGGAAAATGTCCAAAAAAGAAATTAATGATGCGACAGATGCACTGGTCGAACTGGTTGGGATTGATCAGCGGTTAGCAAATGCATATCCTCATGAGCTGGATGGCGGCAGAAGACAGCGCGTGGGGATCGCCAGAGCCCTTGCATTGAATCCTAAGTTTATCGTTTGTGATGAGCCAGTCTCGGCATTGGATGTATCGATTCAGGCGCAGGTATTGAACTTGTTGAAAAAATTACAGAGAGAAAAAGAATTTACATATATGTTTGTAACACATGATCTTTCTGTAGTGAAACATATTTCGGATGATATTTGTGTTATGTACCTTGGGCAGGTAGTTGAAAAAAGTCCAACAAAAGAATTGTTTGAAAAACCGATTCATCCGTATACACAGGCTTTGCTCAGTGCAATTCCGGAAGTAGATGTGCATAAAACAAAAGAGATCGAAATACTAAAAGGAGAAATTACTTCTCCGATTGATCCGAAACCGGGATGTAGATTTGCTGCAAGATGCAAATATGCAGCTAAACAATGTCAGGAGTCACAGGTATTGGAAGCCATCTCAGAAGGACATTTTGTATCTTGCTGCAGAGCTCGAGAATTAAGTTTTAAGTGA
- the pfkB gene encoding 1-phosphofructokinase, producing MIYTVTFNPALDYIISVPDLQMGKTNRTSAEQMYPGGKGINVSIVLKNLGFESTALGFAAGFVGREIQKKLAVQGISARFIHLDQGCSRINVKLKDYDGMEINGKGPVISPDHLKQLFDQLDDLTEKDMLVLAGSIPDSIPDTIYRDIMKRLAPRQIPVVVDASGKLLQEVLMYHPFLVKPNHHELGGLFGVELTTREEVIPYAKKLKDSGASNVLVSMSKEGAVLVDADGGVHSSPPPAGRLVNAVGAGDSMVAGFLAGWLEQHSYEHAFRMGLAAGSASAFSEQLTTRREAEILYKQLKA from the coding sequence ATGATTTACACAGTAACATTTAATCCTGCGCTGGACTACATTATTTCTGTACCTGATCTTCAGATGGGAAAGACGAATCGCACATCCGCTGAACAGATGTATCCGGGCGGGAAAGGGATCAATGTTTCGATTGTGCTGAAAAATCTGGGCTTTGAAAGTACCGCGCTTGGATTTGCGGCAGGTTTTGTGGGCCGGGAAATACAAAAAAAGCTGGCGGTTCAGGGGATCTCCGCCCGGTTTATCCATCTCGATCAGGGCTGCTCACGGATAAATGTCAAACTGAAAGACTACGACGGGATGGAAATCAACGGGAAAGGGCCGGTCATCAGCCCGGATCACCTCAAGCAGCTGTTTGACCAGCTCGATGATCTTACGGAAAAGGATATGCTGGTGCTGGCGGGAAGTATTCCTGACAGCATTCCCGATACGATATACCGTGATATCATGAAGCGGCTGGCGCCCAGACAGATTCCCGTTGTGGTAGACGCCTCCGGGAAACTGCTGCAGGAGGTGCTGATGTATCATCCGTTCCTGGTAAAACCAAACCATCACGAGCTGGGCGGGCTTTTTGGCGTGGAGCTGACTACCAGGGAAGAAGTAATCCCTTATGCGAAAAAACTCAAAGACAGCGGGGCGTCCAATGTGCTGGTCTCCATGTCTAAAGAAGGGGCAGTACTGGTTGATGCAGATGGAGGCGTCCACTCCTCACCTCCCCCGGCAGGCAGGCTCGTGAATGCGGTGGGGGCGGGGGATTCCATGGTAGCCGGATTTCTGGCAGGGTGGCTGGAACAACACTCATATGAACACGCCTTTCGGATGGGGCTGGCTGCAGGGAGTGCCAGTGCATTTTCGGAGCAGCTTACCACAAGACGGGAAGCGGAAATCCTGTATAAACAACTGAAAGCATAA
- a CDS encoding uroporphyrinogen decarboxylase family protein, whose translation MNSYERAITVLNGEIPDRVPSFELLIDPKVIRGIIGTDSYPDLCDELDIDLVISQTPSKLYREECIDREKQIVRNEWGIMRQYNGEVVSHPLHGPIETLEDAMNYAAPDPMDDFRFDYLRELVRRFKGKRLIGFHLHDGFNYSYYLSSMQDMMCNLIEEPELVHRLVDLSVEHNLKLAEKALDIGADFILSGDDYGSKTSLLVSKQHFDEFFLPGLKKICDYVTGRGAYMLKHCCGNINPLIGDLVDFGIKGMHPLDENSGIDQIEVKKKFPKLTIMGAVDCDEPLTDYTPQQMEQYVRGILKTHAPGGRYICATSNSVHSSAKPENFVAMQHAIHKYGRYLPGGALDWE comes from the coding sequence ATGAATTCATATGAAAGAGCGATTACTGTATTGAACGGAGAGATACCTGACAGGGTTCCGTCGTTCGAACTGCTTATTGATCCGAAGGTAATACGCGGAATCATCGGTACGGACAGTTATCCGGATCTCTGCGATGAGCTGGACATTGATCTGGTAATATCACAGACCCCATCCAAACTGTACCGCGAAGAATGCATCGACAGAGAAAAACAGATTGTCCGCAACGAGTGGGGAATCATGCGCCAGTACAATGGTGAGGTGGTTTCACATCCTCTGCACGGTCCCATTGAGACCCTGGAGGACGCGATGAATTATGCGGCACCGGACCCCATGGATGATTTCCGCTTCGATTACCTGCGGGAGCTGGTCAGAAGATTTAAAGGAAAAAGACTGATCGGTTTTCATCTTCATGACGGGTTTAATTACAGCTATTATCTGAGCAGCATGCAGGATATGATGTGCAATCTGATAGAAGAGCCGGAGCTGGTTCACCGGCTGGTGGACCTTTCTGTGGAACATAACCTGAAGCTGGCGGAAAAAGCATTGGATATCGGAGCGGACTTCATATTAAGCGGTGATGATTATGGATCAAAGACCAGTCTGCTGGTATCCAAGCAGCATTTTGATGAATTTTTCCTGCCGGGACTGAAAAAGATCTGTGATTACGTGACAGGCCGGGGTGCATACATGCTGAAGCACTGCTGTGGAAATATCAATCCGCTGATCGGTGATCTGGTAGATTTCGGTATCAAAGGGATGCATCCGCTGGATGAGAATTCCGGTATTGATCAGATTGAAGTTAAAAAGAAATTTCCGAAGCTGACCATCATGGGTGCGGTGGACTGTGATGAGCCGCTGACTGACTATACGCCGCAGCAGATGGAACAATATGTGCGGGGAATCCTGAAAACACATGCACCGGGCGGAAGATACATATGTGCCACCAGCAACAGTGTTCATTCTTCTGCAAAACCGGAGAACTTTGTAGCAATGCAGCACGCAATTCACAAGTATGGGCGTTACCTTCCAGGCGGAGCACTGGACTGGGAATAA